In Heptranchias perlo isolate sHepPer1 chromosome 16, sHepPer1.hap1, whole genome shotgun sequence, one genomic interval encodes:
- the cox4i1 gene encoding cytochrome c oxidase subunit 4 isoform 1, mitochondrial isoform X1 → MLTSRALSLVTKRALSTSVCMRGHGPGVAKVEDYSLSAYYDRRDEPLPAIDFVGHLSGEQKSLKEKEKSSWVSLSREDKLQLYRIRFHHSFAEMNKPSSEWKTIAGGVLFMVGFTGLIVFWQRMFVFGDIPHTFSDEWKAKQTKRMLDMRMNPVEGVASQWDYENNKWKK, encoded by the exons ATGTTGACTTCAAGGGCTCTGAGCTTAGTCACCAAGCGTGCACTTTCTACTTCTGTTTGCATGCGAGGCCATGGACCTG GTGTTGCAAAAGTTGAAGATTATTCACTTTCAGCTTACTATGATCGCAGAGATGAGCCCCTCCCAGCCATTGACTTTGTGGGACACTTGTCTGGAGAGCAGAAGTCcctgaaggagaaggagaaaagtTCTTGGGTTTCTCTTTCCCGTGAAGATAAGTTGCAGT TGTATCGCATTCGCTTTCACCATAGCTTTGCTGAGATGAACAAGCCATCAAGTGAATGGAAAACTATTGCTGGTGGAGTCCTTTTTATGGTTGGCTTTACTGGACTGATTGTCTTCTGGCAGAGGATGTTTG TATTTGGAGATATTCCTCATACTTTCTCTGATGAATGGAAAGCTAAGCAGACCAAGAGAATGCTGGACATGAGGATGAACCCAGTTGAAGGTGTTGCTTCACAATGGGACTATGAAAATAACAAGTGGAAGAAATGA
- the cox4i1 gene encoding cytochrome c oxidase subunit 4 isoform 1, mitochondrial isoform X2, which yields MLTSRALSLVTKRALSTSVCMRGHGPAGVAKVEDYSLSAYYDRRDEPLPAIDFVGHLSGEQKSLKEKEKSSWVSLSREDKLQLYRIRFHHSFAEMNKPSSEWKTIAGGVLFMVGFTGLIVFWQRMFVFGDIPHTFSDEWKAKQTKRMLDMRMNPVEGVASQWDYENNKWKK from the exons ATGTTGACTTCAAGGGCTCTGAGCTTAGTCACCAAGCGTGCACTTTCTACTTCTGTTTGCATGCGAGGCCATGGACCTG CAGGTGTTGCAAAAGTTGAAGATTATTCACTTTCAGCTTACTATGATCGCAGAGATGAGCCCCTCCCAGCCATTGACTTTGTGGGACACTTGTCTGGAGAGCAGAAGTCcctgaaggagaaggagaaaagtTCTTGGGTTTCTCTTTCCCGTGAAGATAAGTTGCAGT TGTATCGCATTCGCTTTCACCATAGCTTTGCTGAGATGAACAAGCCATCAAGTGAATGGAAAACTATTGCTGGTGGAGTCCTTTTTATGGTTGGCTTTACTGGACTGATTGTCTTCTGGCAGAGGATGTTTG TATTTGGAGATATTCCTCATACTTTCTCTGATGAATGGAAAGCTAAGCAGACCAAGAGAATGCTGGACATGAGGATGAACCCAGTTGAAGGTGTTGCTTCACAATGGGACTATGAAAATAACAAGTGGAAGAAATGA